TTTTGGCCCGAATCAAGCGCGCCATGTTCAATCAGAAGTTGTAATCGTGTGTCATGTCGATAGCGATTCACCTGCACACGAAAAAATAGATGCAACGACGCGCCAACAGCCAACTCTGCAGGCACCACACCGTCCGAGGCACTGCCAAACCAAATCGCCTCGACTGTTTTACCTGATTCGGTCATTAGGCGCATTTTTAGGTGCTGACCGCCAACGACTTGGCTGTGCTGAAGGATAAACATATGCTCAAACAGCGGCTCCGGAAAGCCCTGCCCCCAAGGAACATTTTCCAAGGCCAGAGCGACATCCAATGTCATCCAACGTTCATCCAACCAACCATCGGACACGACCTCATGACGAGGCAACTGGCCGCCGCAATAGTCGCGCACAGCCTGGTCAACCGCTTTGGTAAAGGCGTCAAACTGCGCTTTTGGTAACGTCAGGCCTGCCGCCATGGCATGGCCACCAAACTTTTGAATCATGCCCGGATAGCGTGCATCGACCATGGCCAGCACATCACGAATATGGATGCCAGCGATAGACCGTCCTGAACCTTTGAGGTGGGTTCCATGTTCATCCGGCGCAAAAGCAAAGGCAGGGCGATGAAAGCGCTCCTTAATCCGAGACGCGACCAATCCGACCAGCCCTTCGTGCCACGAGTCATCTGCCAGACACAAAACATGTGCAGACTCAGCGTCACTAATATGCGCTAATGTCTCAGCCACATGGCTTTCAGCCTGACGGCGCATATCTCGCTCAAGGCTTTGTCGAGCGAGGTTCAATTCGTTGAGCAGATGTGCCAGTCGCTCAGCTTCCGACTGCGATTCCGCCAACAAACAATGAATGCCTATTGACATATCATCCAAACGTCCCGCAGCGTTTAAGCGAGGTGCCAGCCGAAATGCCAAGTCACTGGTTCGCAGATGCGCTATGTCACATCCGGAAATCGCACACAGCGCCTGAATGCCCGGCCGTGCCCGGCCATGGCGAATTAGTTGCAAACCGTAATGCACAAGGCGTCGATTATTGCTGTCTAATGGCACCACATCAGCGACCGTCCCCAACGCCACCAAATCTAACCACTCTGACAACCGTGGTGCTTCTCGCTCAACAAACCAACCAACGGAAGTCAAATAGGCGCGAACTGCCGCAAGGACATAAAAAGCAACGCCGACCCCTGCCAAAGCCTTACTGGGGAACGGGTCACCAGGGACATTCGGATTGACAATGGCGGATGCCTCAGGCAACTGTTCTCCTGGTAAGTGATGATCGGTAATGACAACATCAATGCCATGCGCGCGAGCCAGTGCCACGCCTTCCACGCTGCTGATGCCATTATCTACCGTAATAATCAGGTCCGGTTTTCGCGACAGCGCTTCCTGAACCAGGGCGGCCGACAGACCATAACCAAACCGGAATCTATCTGGCACAAGAAAATTGATCTTCTTGGCACCGAAGCATCGAAGTACGCTCACCATCAGCGCCGTACTGGTTGCGCCGTCGGCATCATAGTCACCAACGATGAGAATGTTACGTTCGTGGATCAGGGCCTCTCCGATCTTTGCCGCAGCCTGTTCTATTTGATTCAAGTGTTGATAAGGAATAAGGTGACGCAGTGAAAAATCTGCCTCCATCTGACTTTGGACGCCACGTGCAGCCATCAGTTGACCAAGCAAAGGGTGCCCCGTCCAGCCTTCGGGTAATTTGTTTAACCCCCTTCGCCTGATGACCATGGAACGCTTCATTTTTGCCACCAGCGCTTGCATGCCCCGATCACTCGACCGAACCACGAATATTGGCTCCGGCCGAGACGATACGCATGACCATCTCCTGCCAATAATACAACTTCTTCAATTAAGCCCGACTTGATGGATTTCGTTATCTCCGCCAGAAAGCGACGCTCAAAATCAAGCACATATTGTTGCCATTCAGCGATCAGACCTTGTCGTCGGAGCCAGAACAAATGTGTTAAGACCATATGGACCTGCTCATACTTCAATAGCTGCGCCACTTCAGGCATCCCCGTTTCTTTCAACACGTCCGCCTGGGATGTGTTGGCCACCATGCCTCGAATCATCGCGCTGTCCGAAATGACAAGGTCCGCCTCGACTGAACGTGGTGTTCGATTTTTTTGATAGGCCCATAGATAAATGGCATTGACTGGCGCACTGCCCCTTGCATGACGTGCTTGATTGACCGGGTGTTCAAACAACAACATTTGAAGTTCAGTCAAACGCCTCTGCCAAGCTGCAGCGTCCGCCCCACGCGGGAAATAATCTGTCTGATCCATGAGCAAAGCCTCTGGCAACGGTGTGAGCGTTAAAGCTGGCGCACTCGGAATCGAAAGGTACCCGCTCCATGCAGAAATCGGATACCACCTTATTCCCTCTGGCATTAACAGTGCATTGATATCATTTGCCAGAGCTTTCAATTCATCATCGGTCAGGCCGAGATGGCGATTGCCGAGCAAGTAGACCGCCAAAGCATCAGGCCGACACTCCACCAAGTCCGCCCGTAGCCAGGCGTGCTTTTCTGCATCAGGCAAGTGATGGGCTAGCGCACCGTAATACGCGTCCGCCGCATTACCAATACCATAAGAAGCCAACTGTGGAACGCTGTCGCATGAAATTCGGTCGGCCACACTCAGCCACTCGTCCAACACGGGCGTTTCAATACTGGATATTGGGTGCGGAATATCTGGTCGATACGGGGGTTCCAGTAACCCTGGAAGCTCGATCAATAGTCTGGCCAAGCGAATCTCCTTTGTCCTGAATCGGGTATGGGATACTGACTGATAATAAGTCGTGCTACACTAGCATTCCA
The genomic region above belongs to Gammaproteobacteria bacterium and contains:
- the recJ gene encoding single-stranded-DNA-specific exonuclease RecJ, which codes for MKRSMVIRRRGLNKLPEGWTGHPLLGQLMAARGVQSQMEADFSLRHLIPYQHLNQIEQAAAKIGEALIHERNILIVGDYDADGATSTALMVSVLRCFGAKKINFLVPDRFRFGYGLSAALVQEALSRKPDLIITVDNGISSVEGVALARAHGIDVVITDHHLPGEQLPEASAIVNPNVPGDPFPSKALAGVGVAFYVLAAVRAYLTSVGWFVEREAPRLSEWLDLVALGTVADVVPLDSNNRRLVHYGLQLIRHGRARPGIQALCAISGCDIAHLRTSDLAFRLAPRLNAAGRLDDMSIGIHCLLAESQSEAERLAHLLNELNLARQSLERDMRRQAESHVAETLAHISDAESAHVLCLADDSWHEGLVGLVASRIKERFHRPAFAFAPDEHGTHLKGSGRSIAGIHIRDVLAMVDARYPGMIQKFGGHAMAAGLTLPKAQFDAFTKAVDQAVRDYCGGQLPRHEVVSDGWLDERWMTLDVALALENVPWGQGFPEPLFEHMFILQHSQVVGGQHLKMRLMTESGKTVEAIWFGSASDGVVPAELAVGASLHLFFRVQVNRYRHDTRLQLLIEHGALDSGQKALSDNQGLVTISALS